From a region of the Mycolicibacterium sp. MU0050 genome:
- a CDS encoding oxygenase MpaB family protein has translation MTVASTSTPEHPPRQSASTERRSEWAVDNQTDFGFFGPDSISWEVLAAPAVSLMIAQITNLLEAPHVDFQSILLDHDPLYLTNTKKQRSWRGDPTKKGGRITDRLRRTVVGPLPIIFGDREAARRCADRLTAYHRPMRGINAEDGRPYSAVDADTMLFAAVTISHGALIAYERYAFRGLKWPARLPAEMRDRFFAETAELAVLMGVPRERIPVTAREVDEYYRGQAHKYRTRKGYFGNQLRAAASQFKFSSADSVVSAAADVVLLTSTFLAYSAIPRPCRRRHHIPAVADPLLATVHFAVLPLFGLLQIPAVGRLVAGAYIGTENVDAITRSLSARTGTPKR, from the coding sequence ATGACAGTCGCGTCGACTTCCACGCCCGAACACCCGCCACGCCAATCGGCGAGCACTGAGCGCCGTTCAGAGTGGGCCGTCGACAACCAGACCGACTTCGGCTTCTTCGGACCCGACTCGATCTCCTGGGAAGTGCTGGCCGCGCCGGCGGTTTCGTTGATGATCGCCCAGATCACCAACCTGCTCGAGGCCCCACACGTCGACTTCCAGTCGATCCTGCTCGACCATGACCCGCTGTATCTGACCAACACGAAGAAGCAGCGCTCGTGGCGCGGCGACCCGACGAAAAAGGGGGGCCGGATCACCGACCGGCTTCGCCGCACCGTCGTCGGGCCGTTGCCGATCATCTTCGGCGACCGGGAGGCGGCCCGCCGCTGCGCTGACCGCCTCACCGCCTACCACCGGCCCATGCGGGGGATCAACGCTGAAGATGGCCGGCCGTACTCAGCAGTCGACGCCGACACGATGCTGTTTGCGGCAGTGACGATCTCGCACGGCGCCTTGATCGCCTACGAGCGCTACGCGTTCAGAGGGTTGAAGTGGCCGGCCAGGCTACCCGCCGAGATGCGGGATCGGTTCTTCGCCGAGACGGCCGAACTCGCGGTTCTGATGGGCGTCCCGCGCGAGCGGATCCCGGTCACCGCCCGGGAGGTCGACGAGTACTATCGCGGGCAAGCTCACAAATATCGAACGCGCAAAGGCTATTTCGGTAATCAATTGCGCGCCGCAGCAAGCCAGTTCAAATTCTCGTCGGCAGATTCGGTGGTCAGCGCGGCCGCCGACGTCGTTCTGTTGACGAGCACTTTCCTCGCATACTCGGCGATCCCACGACCGTGCCGGCGCCGGCACCACATCCCGGCGGTCGCTGACCCACTGCTCGCGACAGTGCATTTCGCGGTCCTACCGTTGTTCGGCCTGCTGCAGATCCCGGCCGTCGGGCGGCTGGTCGCGGGTGCCTACATCGGCACAGAGAACGTCGACGCGATCACCCGATCCCTGTCGGCGCGCACCGGCACCCCGAAGCGTTAG
- a CDS encoding TetR/AcrR family transcriptional regulator, producing the protein MDDRSAERRQQLIDVCIDLLGTGGAASISLRAVCRAATLSPRYFYENFSSLEELLVAAYDQVERQLFERLVDPGEGRQRLSIRSVLEICGRYFEEDPRRARILLREPMSDETLRVHQSGKKSVFIRSLVPALERTGRRLAPPDSRELAVMATALSGALIALYLEWIDGRLDVERDVLVDTASDLVTAISRASQRKPAGPVTAP; encoded by the coding sequence ATGGACGACCGCTCAGCCGAACGCCGGCAACAACTCATCGATGTCTGTATCGATCTCCTCGGCACCGGTGGCGCAGCGTCGATCAGCCTTCGGGCCGTCTGCAGAGCGGCCACGTTGAGCCCGCGGTACTTCTACGAGAACTTCTCCAGTCTCGAGGAACTCCTGGTCGCGGCCTACGACCAGGTGGAAAGACAGCTGTTCGAGCGTCTCGTCGACCCGGGGGAGGGCCGGCAGAGGCTGTCGATCAGATCGGTACTCGAGATCTGTGGGCGGTATTTCGAGGAGGATCCGCGCCGGGCGCGCATCCTGCTGCGGGAGCCGATGTCCGACGAGACGCTGCGGGTGCACCAGTCCGGCAAGAAGTCCGTCTTCATCAGATCGCTGGTACCGGCTCTGGAACGCACGGGCAGAAGACTGGCGCCACCCGACTCGCGAGAACTCGCGGTGATGGCGACCGCACTGTCCGGAGCGCTGATCGCCCTGTACCTGGAATGGATCGACGGTCGGCTCGACGTCGAGCGGGACGTGTTGGTGGACACCGCCAGCGACCTTGTGACCGCGATCTCCCGGGCGTCCCAGCGCAAGCCGGCCGGCCCGGTGACCGCACCGTAG
- a CDS encoding nitroreductase family deazaflavin-dependent oxidoreductase, whose translation MRVPRRIAQFNKRVTNPAARRITPWLPYLGTLEHVGRTSGKRYRTPLLVFETHDGYAILIGYGPQTDWLKNVLAGGPTVLRKRGHDVALTDPRVVSKAEAAALVTPRARLFYRVFPYDEAALLLTAAGVDH comes from the coding sequence ATGCGTGTGCCTCGACGGATCGCACAGTTCAACAAGCGAGTCACCAATCCGGCCGCGCGCCGGATCACGCCGTGGCTTCCGTACCTCGGGACGCTCGAGCACGTCGGGCGAACTTCAGGTAAGCGATATCGAACGCCGCTCTTGGTATTCGAGACCCACGACGGCTACGCCATCCTGATCGGCTACGGCCCGCAGACGGACTGGTTGAAGAATGTCCTGGCCGGCGGTCCGACGGTGCTGCGCAAGCGTGGACACGACGTCGCGCTCACTGATCCACGGGTGGTGAGCAAGGCCGAGGCGGCAGCTCTCGTGACACCCCGTGCGCGGCTGTTCTACCGGGTGTTTCCCTACGACGAGGCAGCCCTGTTGCTGACGGCTGCGGGCGTCGATCACTGA
- a CDS encoding NmrA family NAD(P)-binding protein, with translation MSNPQFSQTHAILVVGAGELGGSVLAALSRRSEAGPVTVLLRPSSTPQGALLRADLTAQGIAVVEADVATASVTELSTVMRPFNTVVSCLGFAAGPGTQRKITEAALKAGVGRYLPWQFGVDYDAIGDSAPWGGGLRIGVGSRVVINESW, from the coding sequence ATGTCAAACCCGCAGTTTTCGCAAACCCACGCAATCCTCGTTGTCGGCGCTGGTGAACTGGGCGGGAGCGTTCTCGCGGCGCTGTCGCGTCGGAGCGAGGCCGGCCCGGTGACGGTCCTGTTGCGGCCTTCTAGCACGCCGCAAGGTGCCCTGCTCCGCGCTGATCTCACTGCCCAGGGAATCGCAGTCGTCGAGGCCGATGTGGCAACGGCGTCGGTGACGGAGCTCTCCACGGTTATGCGCCCTTTCAACACCGTGGTGAGTTGTCTCGGCTTCGCTGCTGGCCCCGGCACACAGCGGAAGATCACCGAAGCCGCGCTCAAGGCAGGAGTGGGCCGCTACCTGCCGTGGCAGTTCGGTGTGGACTATGACGCCATCGGTGATAGTGCCCCTTGGGGTGGTGGACTTCGGATCGGCGTGGGTTCACGCGTGGTGATCAACGAGTCGTGGTGA
- a CDS encoding IS256 family transposase, producing the protein MTQDHSALLAQLDALKSADVGAVFAELIRAGLQALIEAEATETIGAGRYQRSGERSTHRNGHRPKTVSTTSGDIEVKIPKLRAGSFFPSLLERRRRIDKALHAVIMEAYVHGVSTRNVDDLVAALGVGSGVSKSEVSRICAGLDREIEAFRTRSLTHTSFPYVFCDATFCKVRVGAHVVSQALVVATGVSIDGTREVLGTAVGDSESFEFWREFLASLKARGLTGVHLVISDAHAGLKAAVAQQFTGSSWQRCRVHFMRNLHGAVAAKHAPAVTAAVKTIFAHTDPAEVAAQWDQVADTLSSSFPKVAAMMDEAKADVLAFTAFPRTHWQKIWSNNPIERLNKEIKRRADVVEIFPNPAAFLRLATAVVIEAHDEWQVTRRYLSEVSMAELRKVIATKHIAARATTEPVPEQRQIA; encoded by the coding sequence ATGACCCAGGACCATTCTGCCTTGCTCGCCCAACTCGATGCACTCAAGTCCGCTGATGTCGGGGCGGTGTTCGCTGAGCTGATCCGCGCTGGGCTGCAGGCGTTGATCGAGGCCGAGGCCACCGAGACCATCGGGGCCGGACGCTACCAACGCAGCGGCGAACGCAGTACGCACCGCAACGGGCATCGGCCCAAGACGGTGTCGACGACCTCGGGCGATATCGAGGTCAAGATCCCCAAACTGCGAGCCGGCTCCTTCTTCCCGTCCCTGCTGGAACGCCGGCGTCGCATCGACAAGGCCCTGCATGCGGTGATCATGGAGGCCTACGTCCATGGTGTGTCGACTCGCAACGTCGATGACCTGGTCGCCGCACTCGGGGTTGGATCCGGGGTCTCCAAATCGGAGGTCTCGCGCATCTGCGCCGGCCTCGACCGCGAGATCGAGGCGTTTCGAACCCGCAGCCTGACCCACACCTCATTTCCCTACGTGTTCTGCGATGCGACGTTCTGCAAGGTCCGCGTCGGCGCCCACGTGGTCTCCCAGGCCCTGGTGGTGGCCACCGGCGTCTCCATCGATGGCACCCGGGAGGTGCTGGGCACCGCCGTCGGTGACAGCGAGTCCTTCGAGTTCTGGCGGGAGTTCCTGGCCTCGCTCAAGGCCCGCGGCCTGACCGGCGTGCACCTGGTGATCTCCGATGCCCACGCCGGGTTGAAAGCCGCCGTCGCCCAGCAGTTCACCGGCTCGTCCTGGCAGCGCTGCCGGGTGCATTTCATGCGCAACCTGCACGGGGCGGTGGCCGCCAAACACGCCCCGGCGGTCACCGCAGCGGTCAAGACGATCTTCGCCCACACCGACCCCGCCGAGGTCGCCGCGCAGTGGGATCAGGTCGCCGACACCCTCTCGTCCAGTTTCCCGAAAGTGGCCGCCATGATGGATGAGGCCAAAGCCGACGTGCTGGCATTCACCGCGTTCCCGCGCACCCACTGGCAGAAGATCTGGTCGAACAACCCCATCGAGCGGCTCAACAAGGAGATCAAACGCCGCGCCGATGTCGTCGAGATCTTCCCCAACCCCGCAGCCTTCCTACGACTGGCCACCGCCGTGGTCATCGAAGCCCACGACGAATGGCAGGTCACCCGCCGCTACCTGTCCGAGGTGTCCATGGCTGAACTGCGCAAAGTCATCGCCACCAAACACATCGCCGCCCGAGCGACCACCGAACCGGTTCCCGAACAACGCCAGATCGCCTAA
- a CDS encoding YaeQ family protein, translating to MAPSATVFKVELGVSDVDHGYYADHTLTVARHPSETDERMVVRLLAFGLRAHRLGDVDGELAFGAGLSTPGVPDLRLADYTGRTLEWIDVGQPDERALGKAASQADQVLLFPFAAGVATWWRTVGPKVAGLSNLSVMQIPHAPVQQLAQTVDRRVSAQVMVIEGEVTMTIGGVDVTFTPQPLE from the coding sequence GTGGCCCCTTCTGCAACGGTGTTCAAGGTCGAACTCGGCGTCTCCGACGTCGATCACGGTTACTACGCCGACCACACGCTCACGGTGGCCCGCCATCCGAGCGAGACCGATGAGCGGATGGTGGTGCGGTTGTTGGCGTTTGGGCTGCGCGCACACCGGCTCGGCGACGTCGACGGTGAACTGGCGTTCGGGGCGGGCCTGTCCACCCCGGGCGTACCAGACCTGCGGCTCGCCGACTACACGGGCCGGACCCTGGAGTGGATCGACGTCGGCCAGCCCGACGAACGTGCCTTGGGCAAGGCCGCCAGCCAAGCCGACCAAGTGCTGCTGTTCCCTTTCGCCGCCGGCGTGGCCACCTGGTGGCGCACCGTGGGACCCAAAGTGGCGGGGCTGTCGAACCTGTCGGTGATGCAAATACCGCACGCGCCGGTGCAACAACTGGCCCAGACGGTCGATCGGCGGGTCTCGGCGCAGGTGATGGTGATCGAAGGTGAGGTGACGATGACCATTGGCGGAGTCGACGTCACCTTCACGCCCCAGCCTTTGGAGTGA
- a CDS encoding DUF3297 family protein: MSEDQNTDVPPNHLSIDPRSPFYNEEVLRRDVGVRVNGAEKTNVHEYNVAEGWARVEVPTAKDRRGNPMVVKVSGTIEPYFR, encoded by the coding sequence ATGTCCGAGGATCAGAACACCGACGTTCCACCGAATCACCTCTCCATCGATCCGCGCAGTCCCTTCTACAACGAAGAGGTGCTTCGCCGCGACGTGGGTGTTCGCGTCAATGGCGCCGAAAAAACCAACGTTCACGAATACAACGTGGCCGAAGGCTGGGCGCGTGTTGAAGTCCCCACCGCGAAGGATCGCCGCGGAAATCCCATGGTCGTCAAGGTCAGCGGCACGATTGAACCTTATTTCCGCTGA
- a CDS encoding type II toxin-antitoxin system prevent-host-death family antitoxin, translated as MQICLTVRDLRNQGGEVLRRVERGERIIVTRDGAPVAELSPLPRPSVSRIPTSGQRVCDKCDNSR; from the coding sequence GTGCAGATATGTCTCACTGTTCGCGACCTGCGCAACCAAGGTGGGGAAGTGCTGCGCAGAGTGGAGCGCGGGGAGCGCATCATCGTGACGCGTGATGGTGCGCCGGTAGCCGAGCTGAGCCCGTTGCCGCGGCCAAGCGTGAGTCGGATCCCGACGAGTGGCCAACGAGTCTGTGATAAGTGCGATAACTCTCGCTGA
- a CDS encoding type II toxin-antitoxin system VapC family toxin has product MANESVISAITLAELSLGPHVAQAGAERSARQQHLQQAEADFEVLPFDAASARAFGGIAAALRMSGRRPAARAYDALIAASAVAHGVPLYTCNPGAFAGIPQLDLRVVTHPDH; this is encoded by the coding sequence GTGGCCAACGAGTCTGTGATAAGTGCGATAACTCTCGCTGAGCTGTCCCTGGGGCCGCACGTCGCCCAAGCTGGCGCCGAACGCAGCGCACGTCAGCAACACCTGCAGCAAGCGGAGGCGGATTTCGAAGTCCTTCCGTTCGACGCCGCAAGTGCGCGGGCGTTTGGGGGCATCGCCGCCGCGCTGCGCATGTCGGGCCGCAGACCAGCTGCACGAGCCTACGACGCGCTCATTGCGGCCAGTGCCGTCGCGCACGGTGTGCCGTTGTACACGTGCAATCCCGGCGCCTTCGCTGGGATACCCCAGCTGGACCTGCGTGTGGTCACGCACCCGGATCACTGA
- a CDS encoding CocE/NonD family hydrolase: protein MISGSWSDLFRNAQFRSFQQLTGLKPGEKQLIIGPGYHATGGGGYGKRDAPPRIDVLQKAWFDHWLKGIDNGIETYGPIIEKMPNAQGWQRISELPRSGMTNQRLYLRSEASGTAGRVQHDGSLAVQPPAKPDQLTVRVGVNSLCSDITNTLYLGSTAIVMACAQDERRHEVDGLTFTSNPVSVPTVISGPVAVHLNSQHVGTDGFWMATVTDVAPNGNSLPLSSGWVVSSMRKVDQARSKRGPNGDYTDPIQTIDLLRDHQPVVPGEATTIDFGTYPMDAVLQPGHRLRVSIYSSNYPSAVPPMPMMMGAGLTPPPYPVRDAVLLFTPGHTFHPQHLNIDPTAPSWISLPASDPIP, encoded by the coding sequence ATGATCAGCGGCAGCTGGAGTGATCTCTTCCGCAACGCCCAGTTCCGCTCGTTTCAGCAGCTGACCGGACTCAAACCAGGCGAGAAACAACTCATCATCGGACCCGGCTACCACGCCACCGGCGGAGGAGGGTACGGCAAACGGGACGCCCCGCCGCGAATCGACGTATTGCAGAAAGCGTGGTTCGACCACTGGCTCAAAGGCATCGACAACGGCATCGAAACCTACGGGCCGATCATCGAGAAAATGCCCAACGCTCAAGGATGGCAGCGGATCTCGGAGTTGCCGCGCTCGGGAATGACCAACCAGCGGCTGTACCTGCGCAGCGAGGCCAGTGGAACGGCGGGCCGCGTCCAACACGACGGCTCGCTGGCGGTGCAGCCGCCCGCCAAACCCGATCAGCTCACCGTGCGTGTTGGCGTGAACAGTCTGTGCTCAGACATCACCAACACCCTATACCTCGGCTCCACCGCGATCGTGATGGCCTGCGCACAAGACGAGCGCCGCCACGAGGTCGACGGCCTAACCTTCACCAGCAACCCGGTTTCAGTGCCGACGGTGATCTCCGGACCCGTTGCGGTACACCTGAACAGCCAACACGTGGGTACCGACGGCTTCTGGATGGCCACCGTCACCGATGTCGCTCCCAATGGCAATTCCCTACCGCTGAGCAGCGGGTGGGTGGTGTCGTCGATGCGCAAGGTCGACCAGGCGCGAAGCAAACGGGGACCCAACGGCGACTACACCGATCCCATCCAGACCATCGATCTTCTGCGGGATCACCAGCCGGTCGTTCCCGGCGAAGCGACGACCATCGATTTCGGGACCTATCCGATGGATGCGGTTCTGCAGCCCGGTCACCGGCTGCGGGTCAGCATCTACAGCAGCAACTACCCCTCGGCGGTTCCACCGATGCCGATGATGATGGGCGCCGGGCTTACCCCGCCCCCGTATCCCGTGCGCGACGCCGTGCTGCTGTTCACTCCAGGACACACCTTCCACCCGCAACACCTCAACATCGACCCCACAGCGCCCAGCTGGATCAGCCTGCCCGCCAGCGACCCCATCCCGTGA
- a CDS encoding CocE/NonD family hydrolase translates to MTVALTVVVLVVGASVARAEPAVGAGSDGYYQPYFNDFTGMEGAWTADRDGPLPHNEVHIDWDVPITMSDGTVLKANIYRPMDVSGPAERAAGGGRVVEQPLPVILNVTPYTKWILAVVSKLINAPGISDGILRGLGSLESSDPALKNFMLALQTMDGGGAQTVVADKRLVRSGYVWVDLDARGTGFSEGTWQVLGPREQQDTVEVIDWLSKQPFSNGQVGMTGYSYDAIAALQAASHRPPALKAVLAVNPATDIVEDVALRGGAINLGFLPFWLYLVNGTKRIPDVQSMLQGNYEQVYRQWIEDRAKDPTTMSEATYTALNARTIDELRTSHEAAMLFDAQGPWRQATRTNMANIRRPHDDQRQLE, encoded by the coding sequence GTGACGGTCGCATTGACAGTGGTGGTGCTGGTCGTCGGTGCATCTGTGGCTCGTGCCGAACCTGCTGTCGGTGCAGGCAGCGACGGCTATTACCAGCCGTACTTCAACGATTTCACGGGCATGGAAGGGGCATGGACGGCCGACAGAGACGGTCCGCTGCCACACAACGAGGTCCACATCGACTGGGACGTTCCGATCACAATGAGCGACGGCACGGTACTCAAGGCCAACATCTATCGGCCCATGGACGTCTCCGGGCCGGCAGAACGCGCCGCAGGCGGAGGCCGGGTGGTCGAGCAGCCCTTGCCGGTCATCCTCAACGTGACGCCATACACCAAATGGATACTGGCCGTGGTTTCCAAGCTCATCAACGCGCCAGGAATATCGGATGGAATCCTGCGTGGCCTAGGCAGTCTCGAAAGCTCAGACCCCGCACTGAAGAACTTCATGCTCGCGTTGCAAACGATGGACGGCGGCGGGGCTCAAACCGTGGTCGCAGACAAGCGACTGGTCAGAAGCGGCTACGTCTGGGTCGATTTGGATGCTCGCGGAACCGGTTTCTCCGAAGGCACGTGGCAAGTGCTCGGGCCGCGAGAACAACAGGACACCGTCGAAGTCATCGACTGGCTCAGTAAGCAGCCGTTCAGCAACGGACAAGTCGGCATGACCGGGTACTCCTACGACGCGATCGCCGCATTGCAGGCCGCCTCGCACCGGCCGCCGGCGCTCAAGGCGGTACTGGCTGTCAACCCGGCGACCGACATCGTCGAGGATGTCGCTCTGCGCGGCGGCGCGATCAACCTCGGCTTCCTGCCATTCTGGCTCTATCTGGTCAACGGCACCAAACGAATTCCCGACGTGCAGTCAATGCTGCAGGGAAACTACGAACAGGTCTACCGGCAATGGATCGAGGACCGCGCCAAAGATCCCACCACGATGTCGGAGGCTACGTATACCGCGCTGAATGCCAGAACGATCGACGAGCTGCGCACGTCGCACGAAGCCGCGATGCTGTTCGACGCGCAGGGGCCATGGCGCCAGGCCACACGCACCAACATGGCCAACATTCGACGTCCCCACGATGATCAGCGGCAGCTGGAGTGA
- a CDS encoding SdpI family protein, giving the protein MDFDQTMVVVLAIILAAGHLAVAALMVLLSSRAASGKLARNQWAGIRTPSTMRSDQAWVRGHAAAAKLSPLFLTNALAAIVLVLYGSLRAWPASSIMGWSISFFASFAALAVYAGVVAGRAAKSAEGESE; this is encoded by the coding sequence ATGGATTTCGACCAGACCATGGTTGTCGTTCTGGCCATCATCCTGGCTGCAGGCCACCTCGCCGTCGCAGCGCTGATGGTGCTGCTGAGCTCGCGGGCCGCGTCTGGGAAACTGGCTCGAAACCAGTGGGCTGGGATCCGCACGCCGTCTACCATGCGCAGTGACCAGGCATGGGTCAGGGGCCATGCCGCAGCTGCCAAGCTTTCGCCCCTTTTTCTCACAAATGCTTTGGCGGCCATCGTATTGGTGCTGTACGGGTCCCTCCGCGCCTGGCCGGCTTCCAGCATCATGGGTTGGAGCATCTCGTTCTTTGCGTCCTTTGCCGCCCTAGCTGTGTACGCCGGCGTGGTGGCGGGCCGGGCCGCGAAGTCCGCAGAAGGCGAGAGTGAATGA
- a CDS encoding wax ester/triacylglycerol synthase family O-acyltransferase, translating into MRQLSSADWTMVSLDTATAHNTIGIVGIYDPSTRDGSPEPVTYEEVLAYVEARLHVAESFRERLVQVPFGLDRPWWIRDGDFDLEYHVRHIGLPRPGSWRQLCTQVARIHARPLDLARPPWELYLIDGLDGVEHLPQGAFAIFLRVHHAAIDGVAGAEILTALHSHEPDEDPPLPPEDYHWEPDAVPSDLGLLSRAALHGAARPVDVLRQVRKVAPQLPALVTDARDPAVTSPASLPKATRFNQVVSPHRVFGTAYTTLDVLKEIRVAVPDATINDVGVAVVGGAIRRYLLDKDELPDDAMVAMMPISVRPTATRASGAASSETSTATSGNDYSIAPITMATDEDDPLARLARIVTSTAHVKDSGAHPVRSLMAMSEEAFGGLMGTVQRAIVRALSRRGRTVAAHTLVSNVPGPLTPMYFCGAQMVDTTGLGPVLDGMGLNNGIGSYGNRVTFCFTADRKALPDPEVYEQCLTASVEELLDAARARSKADRNRRKKSSRQPTSP; encoded by the coding sequence ATGCGCCAGCTTTCCAGCGCTGACTGGACGATGGTGTCGCTCGATACCGCGACCGCGCACAACACCATCGGCATCGTCGGCATCTACGACCCGTCGACGCGCGACGGGTCACCCGAGCCGGTCACCTATGAGGAAGTGCTTGCCTACGTCGAGGCGCGCCTGCACGTGGCGGAGAGCTTTCGGGAGCGGCTCGTGCAGGTGCCGTTCGGGCTGGACCGCCCCTGGTGGATCCGCGATGGCGATTTCGACCTGGAGTACCACGTCCGGCACATCGGTCTGCCGCGGCCCGGAAGCTGGCGCCAACTGTGCACCCAGGTTGCGCGCATCCATGCTCGGCCCCTGGATCTCGCGCGGCCGCCCTGGGAGCTGTACCTGATCGACGGGCTCGACGGGGTCGAGCATCTGCCGCAGGGCGCCTTCGCCATCTTCCTGCGCGTGCACCACGCCGCGATCGACGGGGTCGCCGGCGCCGAGATCCTCACCGCGCTGCACAGCCATGAGCCGGACGAGGACCCGCCGTTGCCTCCGGAGGACTACCACTGGGAACCGGACGCCGTGCCGTCCGACCTCGGGCTGCTCAGCCGTGCCGCGCTGCACGGTGCCGCCCGGCCGGTCGACGTCCTGCGCCAGGTTCGCAAGGTGGCCCCCCAGCTGCCCGCGCTGGTGACCGACGCCCGCGACCCGGCGGTGACATCGCCGGCGTCGCTGCCCAAGGCGACCCGCTTCAACCAGGTGGTGTCACCCCACCGGGTGTTCGGCACCGCCTACACGACGCTGGACGTGCTCAAGGAGATCCGCGTGGCGGTGCCGGACGCCACCATCAACGACGTCGGTGTCGCCGTTGTCGGCGGAGCCATCCGCCGCTACCTCCTCGACAAGGACGAGCTGCCCGACGACGCCATGGTCGCGATGATGCCGATCTCGGTGCGGCCGACGGCCACCCGCGCAAGCGGCGCGGCGAGCTCGGAAACCAGCACCGCGACCAGCGGCAACGATTATTCGATCGCGCCCATCACGATGGCCACCGACGAAGACGACCCGCTCGCCCGGCTCGCGCGCATCGTGACATCAACCGCGCACGTCAAGGATTCCGGCGCCCACCCCGTCCGATCGCTGATGGCGATGTCCGAGGAGGCGTTCGGCGGGCTGATGGGCACCGTGCAACGGGCGATCGTGCGCGCGTTGAGTCGGCGGGGGCGCACCGTCGCCGCCCACACCCTGGTGAGCAATGTTCCCGGACCGCTGACCCCGATGTACTTCTGCGGCGCCCAGATGGTCGACACCACCGGCCTCGGTCCGGTGCTCGACGGCATGGGCCTCAACAACGGCATCGGCAGCTACGGCAACCGGGTGACGTTCTGCTTCACCGCCGACCGCAAGGCCCTGCCCGACCCCGAGGTCTACGAGCAGTGCCTGACCGCGAGCGTCGAGGAATTGCTCGACGCCGCCCGCGCGCGCAGCAAGGCTGACCGCAACCGCCGCAAGAAATCGTCGCGGCAGCCCACGTCGCCATAA
- a CDS encoding cutinase family protein, which translates to MEVARSAGRLLAAAAMACAALPVIIPAAQSQSCPDIGVVFARGTAEPPGVGSVGQRFVDSLRAQVFPRTVGVHGVVYPASGNFTAGPVFTQNVVDGVRDETFHVQGVTSVCPNTRMVLGGYSQGAVVTALTTSGQIPAGTPPGTAPPPMSDDVVDNVAAVVLFGKPAGWSVAKYGVPALGVGAAYATKVLELCAPGDTVCTAAPVAGPANGHQAYAVNGMTDQAAAFTVGQLARTPLPV; encoded by the coding sequence ATGGAGGTTGCGCGTTCCGCCGGACGCCTGCTTGCGGCCGCCGCCATGGCCTGCGCGGCACTGCCCGTCATCATCCCGGCGGCGCAGTCGCAGTCGTGTCCGGACATCGGCGTGGTGTTCGCCCGCGGGACCGCCGAACCGCCCGGCGTCGGTAGCGTCGGCCAGCGGTTCGTCGATTCGCTACGGGCGCAAGTATTTCCGCGCACGGTGGGCGTGCACGGCGTCGTCTATCCGGCCAGCGGCAACTTCACCGCCGGCCCGGTGTTCACGCAGAATGTCGTCGACGGCGTGCGGGACGAAACCTTCCACGTCCAGGGTGTGACGTCGGTGTGCCCGAACACCCGGATGGTGCTCGGCGGCTACTCGCAGGGCGCGGTGGTGACCGCGCTGACCACCTCGGGCCAGATCCCCGCCGGCACGCCTCCGGGCACCGCTCCCCCTCCGATGTCCGACGATGTCGTCGACAACGTCGCCGCGGTGGTGCTGTTCGGCAAGCCCGCGGGGTGGTCGGTGGCCAAGTACGGGGTGCCGGCGCTCGGGGTCGGCGCCGCCTACGCCACCAAGGTGCTCGAGTTGTGCGCCCCGGGCGACACGGTGTGCACAGCAGCCCCGGTCGCGGGACCCGCCAATGGTCATCAGGCCTATGCCGTCAACGGCATGACCGATCAGGCGGCGGCGTTCACCGTCGGTCAACTGGCGCGCACACCGTTGCCTGTGTGA